One window of Suricata suricatta isolate VVHF042 chromosome 6, meerkat_22Aug2017_6uvM2_HiC, whole genome shotgun sequence genomic DNA carries:
- the LOC115294863 gene encoding double-headed protease inhibitor, submandibular gland-like, with amino-acid sequence MKNITVFAIIALAATTWAASPPGIKEVDCSKYNRNGMIVCSRERNPMCGIDHQTYSNECMFCQLNQNKGFQLRKLHDGECDIECRDYSVFCTMEYVAHCGSDGEVYPNKCSFCNAVVKRRGTLFLAKHGECESP; translated from the exons ATGAAGAACATCACTGTTTTTGCCATCATCGCTCTGGCAGCCACCACATGGGCTGCCTCTCCTCCTG GGATCAAAGAG gtGGACTGCTCCAAATACAACAGAAATGGAATGATTGTATGCTCAAGGGAGCGGAACCCAATGTGTGGCATAGATCATCAAACTTACAGTAATGAATGCATGTTTTGCCAGCTGAACCA aaataaaggatTTCAACTCAGAAAACTTCATGATGGTGAATGT GATATTGAGTGCCGCGATTATTCTGTGTTCTGTACCATGGAATATGTAGCTCACTGCGGATCTGATGGAGAAGTGTATCCTAACAAATGCTCATTTTGCAATGCTGTTGT GAAGAGACGTGGTACACTTTTTTTGGCAAAGCATGGAGAATGCGAGTCTCCCTGA